A genomic window from Cloacibacillus evryensis DSM 19522 includes:
- a CDS encoding ABC transporter ATP-binding protein: protein MAENKSVLEIRDLHTSFFTHLGEVKAIRGIDLRIGSGETLGIVGESGSGKSVTSLSVMRLLLHPGRVVKGEILFKGEDLLKKAEHEMTKIRGNNIAMIFQDPMTSLNPVLRVGFQIEEALLQHQRLTKKEAAVKAIEMLETVGIPDAKRRAACYPHEFSGGMRQRAMIAMALSCRPELLIADEPTTALDVTIQAQIIRLIKELGQSTGTSTILITHDLGVVADICSRIDVMYAGLVMEEGKTDDVFFNPAHPYTMGLLRSIPNVATGARHRLIPIPGTPPDLLNPPQGCPFSPRCSFTMNICTRHCPGYYQVGEGHKAACWLLDEHAPRCGRYDAMKGGISSIER, encoded by the coding sequence ATGGCTGAGAATAAAAGCGTACTTGAAATACGGGATCTGCATACCTCTTTCTTCACACACCTCGGCGAGGTAAAGGCAATACGTGGCATCGACCTCCGCATAGGCAGCGGGGAAACTCTCGGCATTGTCGGGGAGTCTGGAAGCGGGAAAAGCGTCACGTCTCTTTCCGTAATGCGTCTTCTGCTGCACCCGGGACGGGTCGTGAAAGGAGAGATCCTCTTCAAAGGTGAAGACCTTCTGAAAAAAGCGGAGCACGAAATGACAAAAATACGCGGGAACAACATCGCCATGATCTTTCAAGACCCCATGACCTCCCTTAACCCTGTGCTGCGGGTCGGTTTTCAGATCGAGGAAGCACTGTTGCAGCACCAGCGCCTCACAAAAAAGGAGGCCGCGGTAAAAGCTATCGAAATGCTGGAGACAGTCGGCATTCCCGATGCCAAGAGGCGCGCCGCCTGTTACCCTCATGAGTTTTCAGGCGGAATGAGGCAGCGCGCGATGATAGCGATGGCGCTTTCCTGCCGTCCGGAGCTTCTTATCGCCGACGAGCCGACGACGGCGCTTGACGTAACGATACAGGCGCAGATCATCCGGCTCATAAAAGAACTTGGACAAAGCACAGGGACCTCTACGATCCTGATTACGCACGATCTGGGCGTAGTGGCGGACATCTGTTCCCGAATAGACGTCATGTACGCCGGATTGGTTATGGAGGAGGGGAAAACCGACGATGTCTTCTTCAATCCCGCGCATCCGTATACGATGGGATTGCTGAGATCGATACCCAATGTGGCCACAGGTGCGCGTCATAGGCTCATTCCGATACCGGGAACGCCTCCTGATCTCCTAAATCCGCCGCAAGGCTGTCCATTCTCGCCCAGATGCAGCTTCACGATGAATATATGTACGAGACACTGTCCCGGGTACTACCAGGTCGGAGAGGGACATAAGGCCGCCTGCTGGCTGCTTGACGAACATGCGCCGCGCTGCGGCCGCTACGATGCGATGAAGGGAGGCATCAGCTCTATTGAACGATAA
- a CDS encoding DMT family transporter, with translation MNIHIAVLLFGLTALFGRYVSLPAPYIVLGRVFFASLSMGIYFLIKGHNICLSKKADYIVICSIGALLAFHWTAFYTSVQVSTVAIALITFSAYPIFVTFFEPLMFRERLKKADAFFALIMFMGVLIIVPELNIENNLTVGLLWGLAGSVSFAVMSLLNRKFASSYDGSVIAFYEQGVAALVLMPMIFFHRPAVDARDWGLLILLGVVFTGVAHSLFIGGMKHIRAQTAGVIASLETVYGILSAALVLGEVPSARELAGGALILGMAVCSTLKSSKEG, from the coding sequence ATGAATATACACATCGCGGTATTGTTGTTCGGCCTTACCGCTCTTTTTGGCAGGTATGTTAGTTTGCCGGCTCCATATATCGTACTGGGACGTGTTTTTTTCGCCTCATTGTCTATGGGGATCTATTTTTTGATAAAGGGGCATAATATCTGCCTGTCCAAAAAGGCTGATTATATCGTCATTTGCTCGATCGGAGCTCTGCTGGCGTTTCACTGGACGGCCTTTTATACTTCCGTGCAGGTCTCTACGGTGGCGATCGCGCTGATTACCTTTTCCGCCTATCCGATCTTCGTAACTTTTTTTGAGCCGCTGATGTTTCGCGAAAGGCTGAAAAAAGCCGACGCGTTTTTTGCCCTCATTATGTTTATGGGCGTGCTTATTATAGTGCCCGAACTTAACATTGAAAATAATTTGACCGTCGGGTTGTTGTGGGGACTGGCGGGCAGCGTCAGCTTTGCCGTGATGTCGCTGCTGAACCGCAAGTTTGCCTCCAGTTACGACGGCAGCGTGATCGCCTTTTACGAGCAGGGCGTCGCGGCGCTGGTGCTGATGCCGATGATCTTCTTTCACCGCCCTGCCGTTGACGCGCGGGACTGGGGGCTTCTCATCCTCTTGGGCGTTGTCTTTACCGGAGTCGCCCATTCTCTGTTCATCGGGGGGATGAAGCATATACGCGCGCAGACAGCCGGAGTGATCGCGAGCCTTGAGACGGTCTACGGCATACTCTCGGCCGCGCTGGTCCTTGGAGAGGTCCCGTCTGCCCGCGAACTTGCCGGCGGCGCGCTCATTCTCGGCATGGCGGTATGTTCTACCCTTAAATCGTCAAAAGAGGGATAA
- a CDS encoding glycyl radical protein, with protein sequence MVREESLKRINGMKERMITNCPTELLPERALLVTEAYKRYASEPPVLKRAYALKHILENMTLFIDDEELFVGHNSPRPRSPIACPELGARWILSDLDNFATRPADAIGVTEENKRILRECLEGWQDASLDSVTAALVPAEAKEAIAEAMITVGAQGTAHGNIAVNNKKLLEKGLRGIIYEIEAKLASFKPQCAADGNKVAFWRAAKISCEAVIAFARRYSGEALKRAAECPDPARREELYRIAETLKRVPEFPASNFREALQSVWLIYVATQIEADPHAMLLGRFDQYMYPYYKKDIADGRLTDEEAVELLAHIWIKCTAIIKLMDSVTTRTFAGFPLFQNITLGGQGPRGEDACNELTTLIMEAAAIARVPQPSLSFRYHNKVDPDALLKACETVKLGLGYPAVMNDNCIIPKHLIRGATLEEARGYCMNCVESDIEGACDSRSNGGYVNLPKAFLLALNDGADPATGRQVGPHTGKLAGFANFGGLMRAFESQVAYFVELIVRSYDLIDGAHAVHAPEPFTSALLDDCVETGLTRQEGGVRYNFSGIFGVGLASTADAMAAVRRVVFDDKSATPEELLSAIKNDFAGAAKLKKLCEEAPKFGNDDDYADLIARETSHIFCKEVVQYPCMRGGFYIPELHSVSTHVYFGELTGATPDGRPAGTPFSDGASPVGGRDRNGPTAAVRSMSKLDHMEVLQGVLYNQKFSPSVLSAPNSAALLADYVRAWCDLGGHHIQFNIVSSDDLKEAQRRPDDYRDLIVRVAGYSAYFAELNANTQNEIIARTEYEEMN encoded by the coding sequence ATGGTCAGAGAAGAGAGCTTGAAGCGTATCAACGGAATGAAGGAGCGCATGATAACAAATTGTCCGACGGAGCTTCTGCCGGAGCGCGCGCTGCTCGTCACCGAGGCCTACAAACGCTACGCGTCCGAGCCGCCCGTCCTTAAACGGGCCTACGCGCTGAAGCATATTCTGGAAAACATGACGCTTTTCATTGACGACGAGGAGCTTTTCGTCGGTCATAATTCGCCCAGGCCGCGTTCGCCGATCGCCTGCCCGGAACTCGGCGCGCGCTGGATACTCTCGGATCTGGATAATTTCGCGACGCGCCCCGCCGACGCGATAGGCGTTACCGAAGAAAATAAGCGTATACTGCGCGAGTGCCTGGAAGGCTGGCAGGATGCGTCGCTTGACTCGGTGACCGCGGCCCTCGTTCCCGCCGAGGCGAAAGAGGCGATCGCCGAGGCGATGATCACCGTCGGGGCGCAGGGGACGGCGCACGGCAATATCGCGGTGAATAACAAGAAGCTGCTTGAAAAGGGGCTTCGCGGCATCATATATGAGATAGAGGCCAAGCTTGCCTCGTTTAAGCCGCAGTGCGCGGCCGACGGCAATAAGGTCGCTTTCTGGCGCGCGGCAAAGATCTCCTGCGAAGCGGTGATCGCTTTTGCCCGCCGCTATTCCGGCGAGGCTCTGAAACGTGCTGCGGAATGTCCTGATCCCGCGCGCCGCGAGGAATTGTATCGGATCGCGGAGACGCTCAAGAGGGTCCCTGAATTTCCCGCCTCAAACTTCCGCGAGGCGCTTCAGTCCGTCTGGCTGATCTACGTGGCGACCCAGATCGAGGCCGATCCCCACGCGATGCTGCTCGGGCGCTTCGACCAGTACATGTATCCGTACTATAAGAAAGATATCGCGGATGGGCGGCTCACCGATGAAGAGGCCGTGGAACTGCTGGCCCACATCTGGATAAAGTGTACCGCGATCATCAAGCTGATGGATTCGGTGACGACCCGTACCTTCGCCGGCTTCCCGCTCTTCCAGAATATAACGCTCGGCGGGCAGGGGCCGCGCGGCGAGGACGCCTGCAACGAGCTGACGACTCTGATAATGGAGGCCGCGGCGATCGCGCGCGTGCCTCAGCCGTCGCTCTCCTTCCGTTATCACAACAAGGTCGATCCCGACGCGCTGCTGAAAGCCTGCGAGACGGTCAAGCTGGGACTCGGCTATCCCGCGGTCATGAACGACAACTGCATCATACCAAAGCATCTGATACGCGGCGCGACGCTCGAAGAGGCGCGCGGCTACTGCATGAACTGTGTTGAATCAGACATCGAGGGGGCCTGTGATTCACGCTCCAACGGCGGTTACGTCAATCTGCCGAAGGCATTTCTGCTCGCGCTGAACGACGGCGCCGATCCGGCGACGGGACGGCAGGTCGGGCCGCATACCGGCAAGCTCGCCGGCTTCGCGAACTTTGGCGGGCTGATGCGCGCCTTTGAGTCGCAGGTCGCCTATTTTGTCGAACTCATCGTCCGTTCTTACGACCTCATTGACGGCGCGCACGCCGTGCACGCGCCGGAGCCGTTCACCTCCGCGCTGCTCGACGACTGCGTCGAAACGGGGCTTACGCGGCAGGAGGGCGGCGTGCGCTACAACTTCTCCGGTATCTTCGGCGTCGGCCTGGCTTCGACCGCGGACGCGATGGCCGCCGTCAGGCGCGTAGTCTTCGACGACAAGAGCGCCACGCCGGAGGAATTGCTCTCCGCCATCAAAAACGACTTCGCCGGCGCGGCCAAACTTAAAAAGCTATGCGAAGAGGCGCCGAAGTTTGGCAACGATGATGATTACGCCGATCTTATCGCGCGCGAGACGTCGCATATATTCTGTAAAGAGGTGGTGCAGTATCCCTGCATGCGCGGCGGCTTCTACATCCCGGAACTGCATTCGGTCTCTACGCACGTCTACTTTGGCGAGCTGACGGGGGCCACTCCCGACGGACGCCCCGCGGGCACGCCGTTTTCGGACGGAGCCTCGCCGGTCGGCGGCCGCGACAGAAATGGGCCGACCGCCGCGGTCCGCTCGATGAGCAAACTCGATCACATGGAGGTCCTGCAAGGGGTGCTCTACAACCAGAAATTCTCCCCCTCAGTTCTCAGCGCGCCCAATTCGGCGGCGCTGCTCGCCGATTATGTCCGCGCCTGGTGCGACCTCGGGGGACATCACATACAGTTCAATATCGTATCTTCGGATGACCTAAAGGAGGCGCAGCGCCGTCCGGACGACTACCGCGACCTCATCGTGCGCGTCGCGGGCTACAGCGCCTACTTCGCGGAATTAAACGCCAACACGCAGAACGAAATAATCGCGCGAACAGAATATGAAGAGATGAATTAA
- a CDS encoding ABC transporter ATP-binding protein, which yields MNDNILLDVRNLRKYFYKDEGLISKKIQEIKAVDNVSFYIRKGETLGLVGESGCGKTTVGRTVMRLYEPTAGEIYYDGIDVAKLPARSFMPYRKKIQMIFQDPYASLDPRMTVADIIGEPLDIHRIASGKERQERIFELLKRVGLRKNHANRYPHEFSGGQRQRIGIARALSVMPEFIICDEPISALDVSVQAQIVNMLEDLQQEIGLTYLFIAHDLSMVRHISNRVGVMYLGGLMEVTTADELYNNPQHPYTIALLSSIPIPNPRAEKNNIILEGDVPSPLNPPSGCRFRTRCRYAKKICSEAAPEFKNLGSEHYVACHLF from the coding sequence TTGAACGATAATATTCTTCTTGACGTCAGAAACCTTAGAAAATACTTCTATAAAGATGAAGGATTGATCTCAAAAAAAATACAAGAGATAAAAGCCGTTGACAACGTCAGCTTTTATATCAGAAAGGGAGAGACGCTTGGGCTTGTCGGTGAATCCGGATGCGGAAAGACGACCGTCGGCCGGACTGTCATGCGCCTATACGAACCGACTGCCGGCGAGATATATTACGACGGCATCGACGTCGCAAAACTCCCCGCCAGATCCTTCATGCCTTACCGTAAGAAGATACAGATGATCTTTCAAGACCCTTACGCCTCACTCGATCCCCGGATGACCGTTGCCGACATCATCGGCGAACCGCTTGACATCCACAGGATCGCCTCGGGCAAAGAACGCCAGGAACGAATCTTTGAGCTGCTAAAAAGGGTCGGCCTGCGCAAGAACCACGCGAACAGATATCCTCATGAATTTTCCGGCGGGCAGAGGCAGCGGATAGGAATCGCCAGAGCGCTCTCTGTCATGCCTGAATTCATAATATGCGACGAGCCGATATCGGCGCTTGATGTCTCGGTGCAGGCGCAGATAGTAAACATGCTGGAAGACCTGCAGCAGGAGATCGGCCTCACCTATCTTTTTATCGCACACGACCTCTCCATGGTCCGGCATATCTCAAATCGTGTCGGCGTTATGTACCTTGGAGGCCTTATGGAGGTAACTACCGCGGACGAACTATACAATAATCCGCAGCATCCGTACACGATAGCGCTGCTCTCGTCGATTCCGATACCCAACCCGAGGGCGGAGAAAAATAATATCATCCTTGAGGGAGACGTGCCAAGTCCGCTCAACCCGCCGTCAGGATGCAGATTCCGCACACGCTGCCGCTATGCCAAAAAGATTTGCTCGGAAGCGGCTCCTGAATTTAAAAATTTAGGCTCGGAACATTACGTAGCCTGCCACCTCTTTTAA
- a CDS encoding peptide ABC transporter substrate-binding protein, which translates to MSIKKSVRSIVVIVLAIAALFSQAAGSYAAPKVLVFNHGKEIKAWDPSIDDSGGSFVIGNIFEGLMKDTKDGKLVPGQAEKYTISPDGLTYTFYLKPNITWSDGKPVTAKDFEYAWLRLLDPKAGSEYSYMGTSYIKNAKAFFDGKATADKVGVKALDEKTFQVILESKVPYFLNLTTFFSFMPVRKDIVEKHGDGWEKNPKTCISNGPFVLESYKIGDNLTIAKNPKYYGSKNVKIDKVKMVFVSDQTTALNAFNAGDIHVNPEIPPAEIPRLIAEEPNLVFTPRMQTAYIIFNVDKPPFNDVRVRKAFALALNRKAICESALKGGETPATGVVPPVLSLSTGESFRTLGKNGKPAAEYGIDPNAARVKEAQKLLAEAGYPNGKGFPKVTYTYVTRESLKKMSEAIQEMLKNNLNIKVELDNMEWQVLVDKRKRGDFIISGGNWTGDYADPMTFFDAYAVDSSWNECQWRWKRSKVAPNDTVLNPEHKAFEQEILMAQKTSGKTRDEHLKNAEKILMDAAPVSPLYYGNFCYLVNQDKVRDVWMNKVGEYKFWDAEMVR; encoded by the coding sequence ATGTCAATCAAAAAAAGCGTCAGGTCAATAGTAGTTATCGTACTTGCAATCGCAGCGTTATTCTCACAGGCGGCCGGGTCATACGCGGCGCCCAAAGTGCTCGTCTTCAACCACGGCAAGGAAATCAAGGCCTGGGATCCCTCGATAGACGATTCCGGCGGAAGCTTTGTGATAGGAAATATATTTGAGGGCCTGATGAAGGACACAAAAGACGGCAAGCTGGTCCCCGGACAGGCTGAGAAGTATACCATTTCCCCGGACGGGCTTACCTATACCTTCTATCTGAAGCCGAATATCACCTGGTCTGACGGAAAACCCGTCACAGCTAAAGACTTTGAATATGCCTGGCTGAGACTGCTTGACCCCAAAGCCGGTTCAGAGTATTCATATATGGGAACTTCATATATAAAAAATGCGAAAGCATTCTTTGACGGAAAGGCAACGGCAGACAAAGTCGGCGTAAAGGCCTTGGATGAAAAGACGTTTCAGGTCATCCTGGAATCAAAGGTACCATACTTCCTCAACCTTACGACGTTCTTCTCCTTCATGCCGGTAAGGAAAGATATAGTGGAAAAACACGGCGACGGATGGGAAAAGAACCCAAAGACCTGTATCTCTAACGGACCGTTCGTACTGGAATCCTATAAAATAGGAGACAACCTCACCATTGCCAAAAACCCGAAATATTATGGCAGTAAGAATGTAAAGATAGACAAGGTAAAAATGGTATTCGTATCCGATCAGACCACCGCGCTCAACGCCTTTAACGCAGGAGATATCCACGTGAACCCGGAGATACCGCCGGCAGAGATCCCAAGGCTCATCGCCGAAGAACCAAACCTCGTATTCACTCCGAGAATGCAGACCGCGTATATCATTTTCAACGTAGATAAACCTCCCTTCAATGACGTGCGCGTCAGGAAAGCCTTCGCTCTCGCGCTGAACAGGAAGGCGATCTGCGAGTCTGCCCTTAAGGGCGGCGAGACTCCCGCGACGGGAGTAGTTCCTCCCGTGCTTTCGCTCTCGACCGGAGAAAGCTTCAGGACGCTCGGCAAAAATGGCAAACCCGCGGCGGAATACGGTATCGATCCAAATGCGGCGCGCGTGAAAGAGGCACAGAAATTACTTGCCGAGGCCGGATACCCCAATGGGAAAGGGTTCCCAAAGGTAACCTACACCTATGTAACAAGAGAATCCCTCAAAAAGATGTCCGAAGCCATCCAGGAAATGCTGAAAAACAATCTTAATATTAAAGTTGAGCTTGACAATATGGAATGGCAGGTACTCGTGGACAAGAGAAAAAGAGGAGATTTTATAATCAGCGGCGGCAACTGGACCGGAGATTATGCCGACCCGATGACCTTCTTTGACGCATATGCAGTCGACAGCAGCTGGAACGAATGCCAGTGGAGGTGGAAGAGGTCAAAGGTGGCGCCCAACGACACCGTCCTCAACCCCGAACATAAGGCGTTTGAACAGGAAATCTTGATGGCACAGAAAACATCAGGCAAAACGCGGGACGAACACCTAAAGAACGCGGAAAAAATACTCATGGACGCTGCCCCTGTATCCCCGCTCTACTATGGCAACTTTTGTTACCTGGTCAATCAGGACAAGGTACGCGACGTATGGATGAACAAAGTCGGAGAATATAAATTCTGGGACGCCGAAATGGTGCGCTAA
- a CDS encoding ABC transporter permease, which translates to MLKYTLRRIISAVITIWFVITITFLIMHNLPGSPFTSARGLPDETRAALEAKYGLDKPLGVQYLTYLLNFVKGDFGVSYHKRGVTTRAIIESGFPYSAKIGLLAVAFILAFGIFFGVYAALRHNRMSDRVSMLLATLGTTIPSFVVATLYLYVFNKKLGLVPSYGAENFKDYIGPAFAIGAFSIAFITRLTRTSMLEVLQQDYIRTAKAKGLTSFVVMTRHALRNALIPVATYMGPCVASIVTGSFVVEKVFGIPGIGCLFTTSILNRDYSLILGVTVFYGVLLVLMVLLVDILYVLIDPRIKFD; encoded by the coding sequence ATGCTGAAATATACTCTAAGGCGCATTATATCCGCGGTTATTACCATTTGGTTCGTTATTACCATTACGTTTTTGATAATGCATAATCTGCCTGGAAGCCCTTTTACAAGCGCGCGGGGACTGCCGGATGAGACGCGGGCTGCGCTTGAAGCAAAATACGGACTTGACAAACCATTGGGAGTCCAGTACCTCACTTACCTGTTAAATTTCGTCAAAGGAGATTTCGGCGTCTCCTATCATAAAAGAGGCGTAACTACACGCGCCATTATTGAGAGCGGTTTCCCATACTCGGCAAAGATCGGCCTGCTTGCCGTCGCTTTTATCCTTGCCTTCGGCATATTTTTCGGCGTCTACGCGGCACTGAGGCATAACAGAATGTCGGACAGGGTGTCGATGCTGCTGGCGACACTCGGGACTACGATACCGAGTTTTGTCGTTGCGACACTATATCTTTATGTCTTCAATAAAAAGCTGGGGCTCGTGCCGTCCTACGGAGCGGAGAACTTCAAAGACTACATCGGCCCGGCCTTTGCGATAGGAGCTTTCTCCATCGCATTTATAACCCGCCTCACACGTACGTCGATGCTCGAAGTGCTCCAGCAGGATTACATTCGTACCGCCAAAGCCAAGGGGCTCACCAGTTTTGTCGTTATGACGCGCCATGCGCTGCGCAACGCGCTGATCCCCGTAGCCACTTATATGGGCCCCTGTGTGGCAAGCATCGTCACCGGATCATTCGTCGTCGAAAAGGTTTTCGGCATACCGGGCATAGGTTGTCTTTTCACGACAAGCATCCTTAACCGCGATTATTCCCTGATACTTGGGGTCACAGTATTTTATGGCGTACTCCTTGTTCTGATGGTCCTTTTGGTCGATATCCTTTATGTCCTTATTGACCCCAGGATCAAATTTGACTAA
- a CDS encoding ABC transporter permease: MANIEERLDLNDIDLWKETEHDFTKSEDIKRKSLTFYQDVWRRFRENKTAMFSLVFIVLLTITAIFLPYFWKYTYSDQNLEYSNVPCRLELYEIPGTGVSFYVTNDYNVLQVSRNGTLGKMAENTGDDLMARQKSFVLDGKDIKVDYSQYFAAKKKLYSLRRSAERGDDVDLPSEERAFENMKRYIVTVDGKEVEPSLRVWNKSHIFGNDALGRDIFIRIVYGARISLAVGFATALVCFVIGVLFGGVSGYCGGRVDDAMMRVVDIINTIPTLLYVILLRVLFDSGGLFTIILTIGLTYWVSMARLVRGEVLSLKKQEFVLAAKSLGAPTGYILLRHLLPNIMGPIMVTITMMIPNAIFTEAFLSFVGLGVSAPVASWGTLCNDALEGLYTYPQQLLFPAAAISLTILTFNLLGDGMRDALDPKLRK; the protein is encoded by the coding sequence ATGGCAAATATAGAAGAAAGACTGGATCTCAATGACATCGATCTATGGAAAGAAACGGAACATGATTTTACAAAATCCGAGGATATCAAGCGCAAAAGCCTCACCTTCTATCAGGACGTCTGGAGGCGATTCCGGGAAAATAAGACGGCGATGTTCTCTCTCGTCTTTATTGTGCTTCTGACTATCACGGCGATATTCCTTCCATATTTTTGGAAATATACCTATTCAGACCAGAATCTGGAATACTCCAACGTTCCCTGCCGGCTTGAACTATACGAGATACCTGGCACAGGCGTATCTTTTTATGTCACTAACGATTACAACGTCCTTCAGGTGTCACGTAACGGCACTCTTGGGAAAATGGCGGAAAACACCGGCGACGATCTAATGGCGCGTCAGAAAAGCTTCGTACTTGACGGCAAGGATATAAAGGTGGATTACAGCCAATATTTTGCCGCCAAGAAAAAACTCTATTCGTTGAGGAGATCCGCCGAACGCGGTGATGACGTCGATCTGCCCTCAGAAGAGCGCGCTTTTGAAAATATGAAGAGATACATTGTCACCGTAGACGGTAAAGAGGTGGAGCCCTCGCTTCGGGTATGGAATAAGAGTCATATCTTTGGCAACGACGCGCTCGGCAGAGACATCTTTATCAGGATTGTATACGGCGCGCGCATATCGCTCGCCGTCGGGTTTGCAACGGCTCTCGTGTGTTTCGTGATCGGGGTGTTGTTTGGAGGCGTCTCCGGCTATTGCGGAGGAAGGGTGGATGATGCGATGATGAGAGTCGTCGATATAATAAATACTATCCCGACGCTGCTTTATGTGATCCTGCTTCGCGTTCTCTTCGACAGCGGCGGCCTTTTCACGATAATTTTGACGATCGGGCTTACCTATTGGGTGAGCATGGCAAGGCTGGTACGCGGAGAAGTGCTTTCTCTGAAAAAACAGGAGTTCGTCCTCGCCGCCAAATCATTGGGCGCGCCGACCGGGTATATACTTTTACGCCACCTACTGCCAAATATAATGGGACCGATCATGGTCACCATCACAATGATGATTCCCAACGCGATTTTTACCGAAGCTTTTTTGAGCTTCGTAGGGCTCGGCGTCTCCGCCCCCGTAGCCTCATGGGGGACGCTTTGCAACGACGCCCTTGAGGGATTATATACCTATCCGCAGCAACTGCTCTTCCCCGCGGCCGCTATCTCTCTTACGATACTCACATTCAATCTGCTTGGCGACGGAATGAGAGATGCGCTTGACCCCAAGTTGAGAAAGTAG
- a CDS encoding glycyl-radical enzyme activating protein: protein MAVKGRIFNIAHYAVHDGPGIRTTVFLKGCPARCLWCCSPQSQSFEIERSAGGEKIFGRDVTAAELFAEVRRDAPFWRRSGGGVTLSGGEVMAQPDFAVEFLDICRAHNVHTAIESCLLASYDAAMRIAERTDFIQFDLKAMDTKLHKRLTSRGNEDILENAMAVLRGGIPVLVRFPLVPGLNDAEENIRAMGSFLESGREGVSLEVLRYHRMGVGLYEELGRSYPLEDVDPPTDEEYARVKEILNNYRIRVL, encoded by the coding sequence ATGGCGGTCAAGGGGAGAATCTTCAATATAGCGCATTACGCGGTGCATGACGGTCCGGGGATACGGACGACGGTATTCCTCAAAGGTTGTCCGGCGCGCTGTCTGTGGTGCTGCAGCCCTCAGTCGCAGAGTTTTGAGATAGAGCGCTCTGCCGGCGGAGAAAAGATATTCGGCCGCGACGTTACAGCCGCGGAGCTTTTTGCGGAGGTACGGCGCGACGCGCCGTTCTGGCGGCGCTCAGGCGGCGGCGTCACGCTCTCTGGCGGCGAGGTGATGGCCCAGCCTGATTTTGCCGTGGAGTTCCTCGACATTTGCCGCGCCCATAATGTTCACACGGCGATCGAAAGCTGCCTCTTAGCCTCTTATGATGCGGCGATGCGTATTGCGGAGAGGACTGACTTCATACAGTTCGACCTCAAGGCTATGGATACTAAACTGCATAAGCGGCTGACCTCGCGGGGAAATGAGGATATTCTCGAAAACGCCATGGCCGTCCTGCGCGGCGGCATACCGGTGCTGGTCAGGTTCCCGCTCGTCCCGGGGCTGAATGACGCGGAGGAAAATATCCGAGCCATGGGGTCTTTTCTTGAAAGTGGTAGAGAGGGCGTCTCCCTTGAGGTATTGAGGTATCACAGAATGGGCGTCGGCCTCTACGAGGAACTGGGCCGAAGTTATCCGCTGGAGGATGTCGATCCGCCAACAGACGAAGAATACGCGAGGGTCAAAGAAATTTTAAACAATTATAGGATCAGAGTTTTATAA
- a CDS encoding FadR/GntR family transcriptional regulator yields the protein MKIGIPFEKKESKKKIVQDKLRELVSSGPFNEGDKLPSERELAQMLDVSRNVLREAVISMVAEGSLEVRERQGTFIKSLDSFGMHDSLKSLQMLPADFVSYQLEVRLIIEVPAAKIAAMRRTDNDIRKLRECYESFIACPYVTPEEQAQNGKWEALLHHLVTESAHNPILSRLNESINSLVERNNILVHPDMLMEKGWIELIKSRHAAIIRAIEEKNPEEAGETLKTHLLETAEVMRRTHPELITDIPSPYWKMNN from the coding sequence ATGAAAATCGGCATACCTTTTGAAAAAAAGGAGAGCAAGAAAAAAATAGTCCAGGATAAACTCAGAGAGCTGGTGTCGTCCGGCCCCTTCAACGAGGGAGACAAGCTCCCTTCCGAACGGGAGTTGGCGCAGATGCTCGACGTCAGCAGAAACGTCCTGCGTGAGGCGGTAATATCGATGGTGGCCGAGGGATCTCTCGAGGTGCGCGAACGCCAGGGCACCTTTATAAAAAGCCTTGACAGCTTTGGGATGCACGACTCCCTGAAAAGCCTGCAGATGCTCCCGGCGGATTTCGTGTCATACCAATTAGAGGTACGCCTCATTATCGAGGTGCCGGCGGCAAAGATCGCCGCGATGCGCCGGACGGATAACGACATCAGAAAGCTCCGCGAATGTTATGAAAGCTTTATCGCCTGCCCCTATGTAACGCCGGAAGAGCAGGCCCAGAATGGGAAATGGGAGGCGCTCCTGCACCATCTCGTGACGGAATCTGCGCACAACCCGATACTTTCAAGGTTGAATGAGAGCATCAACAGCCTTGTCGAACGCAACAACATCCTCGTCCACCCCGACATGCTGATGGAAAAGGGATGGATCGAACTCATTAAATCACGGCATGCGGCAATTATCCGGGCCATCGAAGAAAAAAATCCCGAGGAGGCCGGCGAAACGCTGAAGACTCACCTGCTCGAAACCGCGGAAGTCATGCGCAGAACGCACCCCGAATTGATCACCGACATACCGTCCCCGTACTGGAAGATGAATAATTAA